The Streptococcus oralis DNA window GCTGAAAGGACGCTTCCTAAACTATTGCTGACGCTATTAAGGATATTCTGGAGGATATCCACATAGGAGAGATTAAGTTGTTGAATTGTTTGTTGAATATCAATATTTTGGAATACTGGATTCATGGACAAATCGATGATCAAATCTTGTAGTCTACTATAGATGTTTTGACTAGAAATAATCAAGCTGGTCAACTGATTAATCAAAATCGGCAAGAGATAAACGACCCCTACAACGATAGCACCAATCAAGGCACAAAGAGTGATCAAGACACCAATTAGACGATTGATCTTACATCTCTTTTCTAAGAAAGTCACGACTGGATTTGTAATGTAGTAAAAAAATCCACCAAGTAAAAATGGAATCATAATGGTATTCACAACCGTCACGAAGGGAGTAATGATGGCTCCCATTTCTCTCCAAAGATAGAAAATCAATGTTAACAATAAAATTTCAGCTGTCCAAAAAAATAATTTGTTTCTACGGAACATAGGTATCCTCCTTCTCTCTATTTTACCATATTTCTGAAAAAGATAAGATGGCTTTAGTAAAAAAGCGAGAATATTTTTTTTCTTTATGATAAAATAAAGCTAATATGAAAAAAATAATTTTATCTTTTATGACACTTTTAGTTTTTGGAACAGCTTCCACTGTTTCTGCTCAGGAGTTTGATGTTGCTGCTAAACATGCCATTGCCGTCGAGGCTACAACTGGAAAAATCCTCTACGAAAAAGATGCAAATCAGCCTGTAGAAATTGCTTCTATTACAAAACTGGTTACAGTTTATTTGGTCTATGAAGCTCTAGAACAAGGAACTATCAGCCTATCTACACCTGTTGATATTTCGGACTATCCTTACAAACTTACAACTAATTCTGAGGCGAGTAACGTCCCTATGGAAGCTCGAAATTATACTGTTGAACAACTATTAGAGGCTACAATGGTATCCAGTGCAAACAGCGCTGCGATTGCACTAGCAGAAAAGATTGCTGGTTCTGAGAAAGACTTTGTAGACAAGATGAGGGCTAAACTTCTTGAATGGGGAATTCAAGATGCAACTATTGTAAACACAACTGGTTTAAATAATGAGACCCTTGGCGATAATATCTATCCTGGTTCTAAAAAAGACGATGAAAACAAGTTGAGTGCCTACGATGTTGCAATCGTCGCTCGTAACCTCATCCGAGATTATCCTCAAGTTTTGGAAATTACAAAAAAACCAACTTCTATCTTTGCAGGACTTGAAATCCACTCAACCAACTACATGTTGGAGGGAATGCCTGCCTATCGTGGTGGTATTGATGGACTAAAGACAGGTACTACTGATAAAGCTGGTGCTTCATTCGTTGGAACAACTGTTGAGAAAGGGATGCGTATTATTACGGTTGTTTTGAACGCAGATCAACAAGATACCAACCCTTATGCACGTTTTACTGCTACTTCTGCGCTTTTAGATTATATTTCTGCAAACTTTGCCTTAAAAACTGTTGTTCAGAAAGGTGAAGCATACAATGATAGTAAAGTAACAGTTCTGGATGGTAAAGAAGATAATGTGACAGCTGTCGCTAAGTCAGACATTTCCATCGTCCAACGCATCGGAAGCGGTACTACACCAACTCTCCAATTCACACCAAAATCAACATCAGAAATGGCTCCATTAGAAGAAGGCAAGGTTGTTGGTACTCTAACCTATGATGACCAGGATTTGGTCGGCCAGGGCTATCTCACTTCCGACAAACCATCTTTTGAAATGGTTTCTGAAAAGAAAGTAGAAAAAGCCTTCTTTTTGAAAGTTTGGTGGAATCAATTTATCCGCTTTATCAATGAAAAACTATAAAAAAAATCGCGAACAATCGCGATTTTTTCTTTATTTCATCTCTTTAAAAGCCGCTTCTGCATCAGCATTACTAATAGCACCAAATTGGATTTTTCCGATTTTACCCTGACTGTCAATCAAGTATTCCGTTGGAATACTACGAATTTGGTAGGCTTGGAAGGTAGTTGCTTGCGTATCATATAGAACAGGAATATCCTTGTAGCCTTGTTCTTGGTACCATTTTGGAAAGTCTTGAACTGTTTTTTCACCTTGTAAACCAGGTGCAATGACACTCAAGATTTCAAAGTCTCGATCTTGTTTGGCAGCTAATTCCATCAGCTCAGGCATGCTTTTTTTACATGGTCCGCACCAAGAAGCCCAGAATTTCAAATAGACCTTTTTTCCTTTATAGTCTGATAACTTCACTTCTTTACCATCCATAGACTGCAAGGTGAAGTCTGGCGCATCCTTACCAACTGCGATTTGTTGTACTGCAGGTTGTTTTGGACTGCTTGTCTGTTTGGTTTCTTTTTCACCACAGGCAATCAACAAGAATAGAGACATGAGGCTCAATCCAGCAAAAATAACTTTTTTCATTTTTTCTCCTTTTATCCAAGAATTCCTGACAAGGCATTTAACTGCCCTAGCATTAATAATAATCCCATCAAAATAATCAAAGCTCCCCCGATTTTCTTTAGTAGGATCATATGGGGTTTTAATTTACTAAAATAAGGCATAATCCAGCCCGAAGCCAAGGCCAAAACAATGAAAGGAAGGGCCATTCCCAATGTGTATACTAATGTTAACACGGCTCCTTGCCAAGCACCATTGCCACCTGAAGCCGCCAGAGCCAAGACTGAACTTAAGACTGGTCCGATACAAGGGGTCCAACCAAAACTAAAGGTTATCCCAAGTAAAAAGGCTGACAGATAGTGATTAGACTTTGATTGTTTGAATGTGACTGTCTTTTGAACTTCCAGTTTATTGAAATGCAAGATTTCCATCTGATGAAGTCCTAAAAAAATAATGACTATTCCCATAGCATAACGAAACCAGTCTGCATAGAGCATGTGCCCTAGGAATCCAGCTCCAAATCCTAAAATAAAGAAAATGAGGGAGATTCCAGCAATAAAGCACAAGGTTCGAATTAAACCTGACCATGCAACGTCTCTTCCAAAAAAGCGAAAGCTTTTCGAATTTCCCTGATCATCCAGTAAAATACCAGCATAAACAGGTAGCAAAGGAAAGATGCAGGGGGAAAAGAAGGACAGAATACCAGCTAAAAAAACAGATACTAGAAATATAATCGACTCCAACGAATTACCTACTTTCTCAAAATTCTAATCCTATTTTACTACAAAAGAATAAATTTGTAAGAAGTCCGCTACGCTTATTTATTTTGACTAAAGTTGACACAAAAAAAGGAGCTTAGCTCCTTTTTTTTAATACGTTCCTTCTTCACCTTGACTGGTCAGGATAACAGGTCCGTCTTTGGTAATCACGAACTGGTGTTCATATTGGCAAGACAGGCCGCCATCTATAGTCTTATGAGCCCAGCCAGTCTTCATATCTGTATCAATTTCCCAGTCACCAGTATTGATCATGGGTTCAATGGTTAGTACCATTCCTTCACGGAGACGGAGTCCACGGCCTGCAATACCGTAGTTAGGAACCATTGGCTCTTCGTGCATAGTTGGACCAACACCATGACCAACCAAATCACGAACGACACCGTAACCGCGACTTTCAGCGTATTCTTGAATGGCTGCACCAATATCACCGATACGATTGCCGACAACTGCTTGCTCAATTCCTACATACATAGCTTCCTTGGTTACGTCCATCAGGTTTTTCACTTCTTCAGACGGTGTACCAACCGCATAAGCCCAACATGAGTCAGCTAAACCACCAGTATAACTTTGGGTGTATTTTTTCATTTGCTCAACATTGTTGAAGTTAAGTTTAGAGACATTGAGGTCGGATTTGGCAATCGGACCACCCAGTACCATGTCAACCTTGAGCAAATCGCCATCTTTCAAGATGTAATGACGTGGAAAAGCGTGAGCTACTTCGTCGTTGAGAGAGCAACAAGTGGCATAGGGGTAATCCATGACTGCACCATCTACTCCAATCTGTAGAGGAAGGAAATTTTCCTCTTTACAACGACGACGAACGTACTCTTCAACTTCCCACATATCCACGCCTGGCTTAATCAAATCACGTAAGCCAATATGGATACTTGCTAGGAAATCACCAGCCTTGTCCATGGCTTCGATTTCACGTGCTGATTTTAAAGTTATCATTTTTTCTCCTAGATTCTAATTAATTTTAACCGTAACATTTGCTTTTGAAACAATCTGATGCCCATGATAAATATCATAATCAATAATAGCTGAGCGTCTCGTGTGGTGAATAATGCGAGCCTGAATCCGCAAAGTATCATCTATCTGCACAGCCTGCAAGAAATAAATCAACATCTGTTCAATGATGAGATTACGTCCGCTATTAACAACGAGGTCTTGGGTCATATGGTTGAGGATTTCAGCCAAGACTCCATTAGCAAGGACACCATTTTTCTCCAACATGAAGGGCTCAACAGTAATGACGACTTCATCATGATGATAAGAGAGCTTCTGCCCAATTTGCTCTGAAAAAGTTGGCAAAGCAGAAACTTGGGAACGGCTCATCTTTTCCATGACATCTCGTCGTGTTACGACACCAAGTAGAGTTTGGTTACTTCTGACAACTGGAACCATCTCAAAGTCTTCTGCAATCATTCGTTGACTGACATTGGCAATATTGGTCGCTAATCCTGTTACAAAGATACTACGTGTCATCACCTTGTCAATCGTCGTGCTGGGGGATTTATCTCCTGCGTCACGCATAGTAACAACGCCAACAACCACTTGGTGTTGGTTAATGACTGGAAAACGACTACTTCTGTTCTTACGGACCAAGTCTAGATAGTCTTTTACTGTATCGGTTTCTCTCAAAAAACCATACTCATGACTGGGACGATAGAGCTTCTCAACTGTCAGAATATCGGTTTTGATTTGAACATTTGAGAGGGCTTTGTTAATCATGGTCGCTACTGTAAAAGTGTCATGTTTACTTCTTAGAACTGGAATCCCTTTTTTATTAGCCAAATCAAGAACATCATCTTGGACATGAAAACCACCTGTCACAAGGACTGCATTTTCATTTTCCAAGGCTAAAAGTTGAATACGAGTACGGTCACCAACAATCAAAAGACCGCCATCATGGAGATAGGACAGGATATTTTGCTCTGTCATAGCTCCAATGGAGAATTTGCTAAACTCTCTCTCCAACCCTTCCTGACCAGCTAAAACTTCAGAGGAGGTGACTTCAGCGATTTCAGCATAGGTTAGCCGCTCAATAGCCACTTTCTGGGACTTGACTCGTATGGTTCCACTGCGTGGCCGAGTTTCAACGATGCCACGATTTTCAGCTTCTTTGATAGCTCGGTAGGCTGTTCCGTCACTAACACCTAGGTGATTGGAAATACTGCGAACACTAACTCTCTTCCCAATTGGCAACTCTTCCAGATAGGACAAAATTTCCTGGTGTTTACTCATTGAATTCTCCTTTTATGTATCGAAATTCAAGATAGTCCCTCATTTTACGTGTATAGCGATCGCTCCCCTTAAACTGTCGTACGAGGCTAAAGCCCGATTTTAAGGCTACTTTTTGACTAGCTTGATTCTCCAAATGAGTGATGATGGATAATTGTTTTAAACCAAATTCATCAAATGAAAGCTGACAAAGCTTGGTAACCACTTCTGTCATAAAACCTTGTGACCAAGAATCTTTTTTTAAGAAGTAACCAATTTCTGCTTCTTTTTTGATTTCATCGATTTTTTCAAATTTAATGGAGCCAATCATTTCCTGATTTCCTTGGAGACAAATTGCCCAAACCCCTAGAGGATTCTTCATAAAATAGTTAGCAAGTGCGTACTGACTTTCTTCCAAACTTGCTTGACTGGGAAAAATAAACTGCAAATTCTCAGGGTTTGAAGCAATGTCGAAAAACGCTTGACTGTCACTAAAAAAGAAAGGACGCAAATACAAGCGCTCCGTTTCAAAAAAAGAAAACATTGCTAATTTGGTCCAAATATTCATAATCACCTCAACGGCTTAGTCTTCAACGAGTGTAATATCTGCTCCAAGACTACGCAATTTTTCAATAATATCTGAGTAGCCACGAAGGATAAACTCAATATTCGTAATTTCAGTCTGGCCTTGAGCCATCAAGCCAGCGATGACAAGTGCAGCACCAGCTCGCAAGTCTGTAGCTTTTACACTTGCCCCGTGTAACTTACGACCACCGTTGTAGATAATGTGATCGTTTGTAGTCGTAATATCCGCATCCATTTTTGCTAACTCAAAGACATGATTGACACGTTTCTCATAAATCGTATCAATAATGGTTCCACGACCTTGGGCAGTTAGTAAAAGTGGCGTGATAGGCTGTTGCAAATCGGTTGCGAACCCTGGATAGGGTGCTGTTTTGATATTGATGGCCTTCAAACCAGATTGCTCTTCAACGAAGATACTGTCTTCTGAGACCGTCATACGAACGCCCATTTCCTCTAGTTTGGCGATAAAGCCTTCTAAGTGTTCATAGAGAACGTTGTTAATACGAATTCCTTTTCCTACCGCTGCAGCAAGTGAAATATAGGTTCCAGCTTCGATACGGTCTGGAATAACCTGATGACGCGTTCCATGAAGTTTCTCGACACCATCAATAATGATAATATCAGTTCCTGCACCACGAATATGGGCCCCCATATTGTTCAAAAGGGTAGCGACATCAATAATTTCCGGTTCACGAGCCGCATTTTCAATGACAGTACGTCCCTTAGCTTTAACCGCAGCAATCATCGTGTTAATCGTTGCACCTACACTGACGGTATCCATGTAAATACTTGCGCCATGAAGCCCCTTACCTTGGGCTGATAAATTCATATTATCTCCCTCATAGCTGACCTTAGCACCCATGGCTTCAAAGGCTTTTAAATGAAGGTCAATCGGACGAGGCCCCAGATCACATCCACCAGGAAGTCCAACTGTAGCTTCACCAAAGCGACCTAAAAGACTTCCGTAGAAATAATAAGAAGCACGCAAGCTATTAATCTTGCCATAAGGCATAGGAATGTTTTGAACACCTCTTGGATCAATCTCCAAGACATCCTCATAACGCTTAACAGTCGCCCCCATAATTTCCATGATTTCGACAAGACTAGCAACGTCTGAAATATCTGGAACACAATCTAAAGTGACAATATCATCTGATAAGATAATAGCTGGAATAAGCGCTACAACACTATTTTTAGCACCACTAATGGTGATCTCACCTTGCAATGGACGTCCACCATTGATGACAATTTTTCTCATGTTTTACTCTTTCAAAATTTACTAAAAAGGTCTTTTCATTCTATTATACCATAATTTTCAGTTTTTTCCCATTCCTATTTACTAAATAGCATCTCATTTTAATAAAAAAAGACCTATCACTCAAGCTTTTCAGCCTAAAATGATAGGTTTTTGTGTTAGATTAACGTACTGTACGGATACGCATTGTGTTTGTACGAACAGCTTCTCCAAGTGGCACACCTGCAACGATAACAATATCGTCACCAGATTCTACAAGACCTGCTTCAACTGCTTTACGTTCAGCGATTTCGAACATATCATCAGTTGATGATGGAGCTTCAGTCAACATTGGGATAACACCCCAGTTCAACATCAATCCACGCTCTGTCAATTCGTCGAATGTCAATGCCAAGATATCAGCATTTGGACGGTATTTAGAAATCAAACGAGCTGTGTGACCAGTCTTAGTAAGAGTAACAACCAATTTGATATTCATTGAGTTAGTAGCGTCTTTAACAGCTGAAGCCATAACTTCTGTCTTAGAATTACGTTCGAATGTATCTGAGTTCAAACGTCCGTATTCGTTAAGAAGAGTTTGTGCGTTCTTGTCAATTGTAGCCATTGTTGTTACTGACTCAAGTGGGTATTTACCGTTTGCAGACTCACCTGAAAGCATTGTAGCGTCAGTTCCGTCGATAACAGCGTTAAATACGTCTGATACTTCTGAACGAGTTGCACGTGGTTTTTCAGTCATTGTTTCAAGCATGTTTGTTGCTGTGATAACAACTTTACCTGCTGCGTTCACTTTAGTGATGATCATTTTTTGATAAACTGGAACCATTTCGAATGGTACTTCGATACCCATGTCACCACGAGCGATCATGATACCGTCAGCAGCTTCAATGATTTCATCCAAGTTATCGATACCTTGTTGGTTTTCGATTTTCGCAAACAATTGAACGTGACCATTACCAGTTTCTTCACAGATTGCACGAACTTCGTCGACGTCTTTTGCAGTACGTACGAATGAAATCGCGATGAAGTTGATACCTTGTTCCAAACCGAAACGGATATCATCGTTATCACGTTCAGCAAGAGCTGGGAAAGGAATTTTAGTGTTAGGGATGTTTACACCTTTCTGCTTAGCAATGATACCGTCATTTTCAACGACTACTTCAAATTCACGAGTTGCATCGTCTTTTGCGAAAACACGAAGACCCAATTTACCGTCGTCAACCAAAACTTGGTGACCAACTTCAACATCATCGTAGATATCAAGGGCACCAGCAACGTTCAAAGCAATCACATCACGAGTTGATTTGATTCCTTGTTTAGTTGCAACACGGATTTTTTCACCAGTTTTGTAAGAGTACTCTTTTGCGTCACCTTCAAACAATTCTGTACGGATTTCAGGTCCTTTAGTATCAAGAAGGAAACCAACTTTTTTACCTGCAAGTTTCTCAGCAAGTTTAACAGTTGCCATACGCTCACCTTGTTCTTGGTGGTCACCGTGTGAGAAGTTGAAACGGAAAGTGTTTGCTCCTGCTTCAATCAATTTAGCAATATTTTGAGCTGAAGCT harbors:
- the pbp3 gene encoding D-alanyl-D-alanine carboxypeptidase PBP3; this encodes MKKIILSFMTLLVFGTASTVSAQEFDVAAKHAIAVEATTGKILYEKDANQPVEIASITKLVTVYLVYEALEQGTISLSTPVDISDYPYKLTTNSEASNVPMEARNYTVEQLLEATMVSSANSAAIALAEKIAGSEKDFVDKMRAKLLEWGIQDATIVNTTGLNNETLGDNIYPGSKKDDENKLSAYDVAIVARNLIRDYPQVLEITKKPTSIFAGLEIHSTNYMLEGMPAYRGGIDGLKTGTTDKAGASFVGTTVEKGMRIITVVLNADQQDTNPYARFTATSALLDYISANFALKTVVQKGEAYNDSKVTVLDGKEDNVTAVAKSDISIVQRIGSGTTPTLQFTPKSTSEMAPLEEGKVVGTLTYDDQDLVGQGYLTSDKPSFEMVSEKKVEKAFFLKVWWNQFIRFINEKL
- the sdbB gene encoding thiol-disulfide oxidoreductase-associated lipoprotein SdbB, which produces MKKVIFAGLSLMSLFLLIACGEKETKQTSSPKQPAVQQIAVGKDAPDFTLQSMDGKEVKLSDYKGKKVYLKFWASWCGPCKKSMPELMELAAKQDRDFEILSVIAPGLQGEKTVQDFPKWYQEQGYKDIPVLYDTQATTFQAYQIRSIPTEYLIDSQGKIGKIQFGAISNADAEAAFKEMK
- the ccdA2 gene encoding thiol-disulfide oxidoreductase-associated membrane protein CcdA2 gives rise to the protein MESIIFLVSVFLAGILSFFSPCIFPLLPVYAGILLDDQGNSKSFRFFGRDVAWSGLIRTLCFIAGISLIFFILGFGAGFLGHMLYADWFRYAMGIVIIFLGLHQMEILHFNKLEVQKTVTFKQSKSNHYLSAFLLGITFSFGWTPCIGPVLSSVLALAASGGNGAWQGAVLTLVYTLGMALPFIVLALASGWIMPYFSKLKPHMILLKKIGGALIILMGLLLMLGQLNALSGILG
- a CDS encoding methionyl aminopeptidase, yielding MITLKSAREIEAMDKAGDFLASIHIGLRDLIKPGVDMWEVEEYVRRRCKEENFLPLQIGVDGAVMDYPYATCCSLNDEVAHAFPRHYILKDGDLLKVDMVLGGPIAKSDLNVSKLNFNNVEQMKKYTQSYTGGLADSCWAYAVGTPSEEVKNLMDVTKEAMYVGIEQAVVGNRIGDIGAAIQEYAESRGYGVVRDLVGHGVGPTMHEEPMVPNYGIAGRGLRLREGMVLTIEPMINTGDWEIDTDMKTGWAHKTIDGGLSCQYEHQFVITKDGPVILTSQGEEGTY
- the spxR gene encoding CBS-HotDog domain-containing transcription factor SpxR is translated as MSKHQEILSYLEELPIGKRVSVRSISNHLGVSDGTAYRAIKEAENRGIVETRPRSGTIRVKSQKVAIERLTYAEIAEVTSSEVLAGQEGLEREFSKFSIGAMTEQNILSYLHDGGLLIVGDRTRIQLLALENENAVLVTGGFHVQDDVLDLANKKGIPVLRSKHDTFTVATMINKALSNVQIKTDILTVEKLYRPSHEYGFLRETDTVKDYLDLVRKNRSSRFPVINQHQVVVGVVTMRDAGDKSPSTTIDKVMTRSIFVTGLATNIANVSQRMIAEDFEMVPVVRSNQTLLGVVTRRDVMEKMSRSQVSALPTFSEQIGQKLSYHHDEVVITVEPFMLEKNGVLANGVLAEILNHMTQDLVVNSGRNLIIEQMLIYFLQAVQIDDTLRIQARIIHHTRRSAIIDYDIYHGHQIVSKANVTVKIN
- a CDS encoding GNAT family N-acetyltransferase, translated to MNIWTKLAMFSFFETERLYLRPFFFSDSQAFFDIASNPENLQFIFPSQASLEESQYALANYFMKNPLGVWAICLQGNQEMIGSIKFEKIDEIKKEAEIGYFLKKDSWSQGFMTEVVTKLCQLSFDEFGLKQLSIITHLENQASQKVALKSGFSLVRQFKGSDRYTRKMRDYLEFRYIKGEFNE
- a CDS encoding UDP-N-acetylglucosamine 1-carboxyvinyltransferase, whose protein sequence is MRKIVINGGRPLQGEITISGAKNSVVALIPAIILSDDIVTLDCVPDISDVASLVEIMEIMGATVKRYEDVLEIDPRGVQNIPMPYGKINSLRASYYFYGSLLGRFGEATVGLPGGCDLGPRPIDLHLKAFEAMGAKVSYEGDNMNLSAQGKGLHGASIYMDTVSVGATINTMIAAVKAKGRTVIENAAREPEIIDVATLLNNMGAHIRGAGTDIIIIDGVEKLHGTRHQVIPDRIEAGTYISLAAAVGKGIRINNVLYEHLEGFIAKLEEMGVRMTVSEDSIFVEEQSGLKAINIKTAPYPGFATDLQQPITPLLLTAQGRGTIIDTIYEKRVNHVFELAKMDADITTTNDHIIYNGGRKLHGASVKATDLRAGAALVIAGLMAQGQTEITNIEFILRGYSDIIEKLRSLGADITLVED
- the pyk gene encoding pyruvate kinase is translated as MNKRVKIVATLGPAVEIRGGKKFGEDGYWGEKLDVEASAQNIAKLIEAGANTFRFNFSHGDHQEQGERMATVKLAEKLAGKKVGFLLDTKGPEIRTELFEGDAKEYSYKTGEKIRVATKQGIKSTRDVIALNVAGALDIYDDVEVGHQVLVDDGKLGLRVFAKDDATREFEVVVENDGIIAKQKGVNIPNTKIPFPALAERDNDDIRFGLEQGINFIAISFVRTAKDVDEVRAICEETGNGHVQLFAKIENQQGIDNLDEIIEAADGIMIARGDMGIEVPFEMVPVYQKMIITKVNAAGKVVITATNMLETMTEKPRATRSEVSDVFNAVIDGTDATMLSGESANGKYPLESVTTMATIDKNAQTLLNEYGRLNSDTFERNSKTEVMASAVKDATNSMNIKLVVTLTKTGHTARLISKYRPNADILALTFDELTERGLMLNWGVIPMLTEAPSSTDDMFEIAERKAVEAGLVESGDDIVIVAGVPLGEAVRTNTMRIRTVR